The Pantoea eucalypti sequence TTTCTTGTGTTCAACCAGACGCTTGGCCTTTTCGATCACCATTTCAGCAACCTGAACGTGGCGTGAAGCTGGCTCATCGAAGGTTGAAGCGATAACTTCGCCTTTCACCAGACGCTGCATCTCGGTCACTTCTTCCGGACGCTCATCGATCAGCAGCACCATCAGCACGCAATCCGGGTAGTTATACGCCAGGCTCTGCGCGATATTCTGCAGCAGCATGGTTTTACCGGCTTTCGGCGGTGCCACAATCAGACCACGCTGACCACGACCGATCGGTGAAGCCAGATCGAGTACGCGTGCGGTTAAATCTTCCGTTGAGCCATTACCCCGCTCCATACGCAGACGTTTATTTGCGTGCAGCGGCGTGAGGTTTTCGAACAGAATCTTATTACGCGCGTTTTCCGGCTTGTCGTAGTTAACTTCGTTAACTTTCAGCAGCGCAAAATAACGTTCACCTTCTTTTGGTGGACGGATTTTGCCAGAGATGGTGTCACCCGTGCGGAGGTTAAAACGGCGGATTTGGCTGGGAGAAACGTAGATATCATCAGGGCCGGCGAGGTAGGAGCTGTCTCCGGAACGGAGGAATCCAAATCCATCCTGAAGGATCTCCAGCACGCCATCACCGAAGATGTCTTCGCCGCTTTTTGCGTGTTGCTTCAGGATTGAAAAGATAATGTCCTGCTTGCGCATACGAGCCTGGTTTTCCAGTCCCATATTTTCGCCGAGAGTAATCAGCTCAGCAACCGGCGTATTCTTTAATTCGGTAAGATTCATAGTGATGGGTTCTTAAACTCGGGGTAATACTCGGAATGTTTGTCGTGAGTGGTATGGCAATTAATCCATGCCGTTAATGGCTCTTTTCGGCTCTTCCCGACGATCATCGTATGAAATGGCGATCGGTATGCAAGAAGGTGTCCGAATGTGATGCCAGAGTTGGAGCTAACCGTAAGATTGCTGAACCGTTCTATCTTTGTAAGGTACAGGGCGACAGGGTTCAACAAGGGAAAACTTTAGATGCTAACTACAAGGTAAGTTCGTAATGCAGTAATGGTAACTTAGCACGCCTGAAAGTGAACGTCCAGCAGCAGGAGATAAATTCACCACTGCCAGACATTCAGTCCTGCATTACGCCAGATTGGCGTTCAGGAACTCTTTCAGCTGGCCTTTAGACAACGCGCCCACTTTGGTCGCGGCGACTTCGCCATTTTTAAACAGCAGCAGCGTCGGGATACCACGAATGCCATACTTCGGTGCCGTGCCTGGGTTATCGTCAATATTCAGCTTAGCGATGGTCAGCTTGCCATCATACTCTTCTGCAACTTCATCAAGGATTGGCGCGATCATTTTGCAAGGACCACACCATTCAGCCCAGAAATCTACCAGTGTAACGCCGTCGGCTTTCAGCACGTCGGTGTCGAAACTGTCATCAGTCAGATGAACGATTTTATCGCTGCTCATGTTTTACTCCACAAGATTATGCCTGGCGAATTGGCGTAAAATATACCAATGTTGGTTGACTTTATTTCATCGGATACGCTTTCGTAAAGCGATAGTAAGCTGATATTCTACCACACTATGAGCAAAACACACTTAACTGAACAGAAGTTTTCCGACTTCGCCCTGCACCCAAAAGTGGTGGAAGCCCTTGATAGTAAAGGCTTTCAATACTGCACGCCGATTCAGGCGTTAGCTCTGCCTTTTACGCTTTCAGGGCGTGATGTTGCAGGCCAGGCGCAAACCGGTACCGGCAAAACGATGGCGTTTCTGACGTCAACGTTTCATCATCTTCTCTCTCATCCTGCGGCGGAAGGCCGTCAGGTTAACCAGCCACGGGCATTAATTCTTGCGCCGACGCGTGAACTTGCTGTGCAGATTCATGCAGATGCCGAACCCCTTACCGCCTCAACCGGCCTGAAACTGGGTCTCGCCTATGGCGGAGACGGGTATGACAAACAGCTGAAAGTGCTTGAGCAGGGCGTTGATATTCTGGTGGCAACCACCGGTCG is a genomic window containing:
- the rho gene encoding transcription termination factor Rho, which translates into the protein MNLTELKNTPVAELITLGENMGLENQARMRKQDIIFSILKQHAKSGEDIFGDGVLEILQDGFGFLRSGDSSYLAGPDDIYVSPSQIRRFNLRTGDTISGKIRPPKEGERYFALLKVNEVNYDKPENARNKILFENLTPLHANKRLRMERGNGSTEDLTARVLDLASPIGRGQRGLIVAPPKAGKTMLLQNIAQSLAYNYPDCVLMVLLIDERPEEVTEMQRLVKGEVIASTFDEPASRHVQVAEMVIEKAKRLVEHKKDVIILLDSITRLARAYNTVVPASGKVLTGGVDANALHRPKRFFGAARNVEEGGSLTIIATALVDTGSKMDEVIYEEFKGTGNMELHLARKIAEKRVFPAIDYNRSGTRKEELLTSQEELQKMWILRKIIHPMGEIDAMEFLINKLAMTKTNDEFFDMMKRS
- the trxA gene encoding thioredoxin TrxA, giving the protein MSSDKIVHLTDDSFDTDVLKADGVTLVDFWAEWCGPCKMIAPILDEVAEEYDGKLTIAKLNIDDNPGTAPKYGIRGIPTLLLFKNGEVAATKVGALSKGQLKEFLNANLA